One window of Desulfobaculum bizertense DSM 18034 genomic DNA carries:
- a CDS encoding chorismate mutase, with translation MNDRKYTREYAKRDERRDERRPDARDKRSITEELVSIDRQLTRLLGKRCYLLSKAANARKRKGRALADPGQERRMRSAWDELVKREGLDAATTRKLFNLANGLAYNSVRNENSNKSRTFKLFPKCESLDVSIDGPRDLEETRMWAAVAAAAEAKTELHPIVLNDALADLLKALNKGGASLIFEKGKVINAGKAPDFHEQKIYVGNETLNLYLCMAMVLGQPGISTFTGGASLKVMDLRAVAHVFAGLGVRLASLEPQSAGVPVRMESGGMTSARFSVPEGFPAEAAAALALFGPTYPDGIAFTWDESWDDEGLLRRVAALLKECGVPCELKKDSFSVRPARYAVPKNPAISLDPMLCASVLAVPYATEGKVVLKGRWPAKRRIAGEIESFLKSLGCTVNVSKEDITVELNARPEALDFELEHCSELVPLALAASLVAKSGGRIAIAEDFDSATAMDLGDRLGRFVRVKPGRLVVTGSDRGSSWVESEESWVSPTADWTLALALVSFVAPGILLANPGDLASVWPDFWQLFVNGFVPQPDKKEPEESGKKGRRVRIG, from the coding sequence ATGAACGATAGAAAATATACACGCGAATACGCCAAACGCGATGAACGCCGCGACGAGCGCCGTCCAGACGCCAGGGACAAACGGTCCATTACTGAGGAACTGGTCTCCATTGACCGGCAGCTGACACGACTTCTTGGAAAACGGTGCTACCTGCTTTCCAAGGCTGCAAATGCTCGTAAACGCAAAGGCAGAGCCCTTGCTGATCCGGGGCAGGAACGCCGTATGCGTTCTGCTTGGGACGAGCTGGTCAAGCGAGAGGGTCTGGACGCTGCGACAACTCGCAAGCTGTTCAATCTTGCGAATGGCCTTGCATATAATTCTGTGCGCAATGAGAACAGCAACAAGAGCCGTACGTTCAAGCTGTTCCCGAAGTGCGAGTCTCTTGATGTGAGCATCGATGGCCCCCGTGATCTGGAAGAGACACGGATGTGGGCTGCTGTTGCTGCCGCAGCAGAGGCAAAGACAGAGCTGCACCCCATCGTGCTGAACGATGCACTTGCAGACCTGCTGAAAGCCTTGAATAAGGGTGGTGCTTCCCTGATTTTTGAAAAGGGGAAAGTCATCAATGCTGGCAAGGCTCCAGATTTTCACGAACAGAAAATTTACGTTGGTAACGAGACGCTGAACCTTTACCTGTGCATGGCGATGGTTCTTGGACAGCCGGGAATTTCCACCTTTACTGGTGGCGCATCCCTGAAGGTCATGGACCTTCGTGCTGTTGCCCATGTTTTTGCAGGTCTTGGTGTTCGTCTGGCGAGCCTTGAGCCTCAGTCCGCTGGTGTGCCTGTGCGCATGGAAAGCGGAGGCATGACAAGCGCTCGCTTTAGCGTACCGGAAGGCTTCCCGGCCGAGGCTGCTGCCGCACTGGCACTGTTTGGCCCCACGTACCCAGATGGCATTGCCTTCACCTGGGACGAGAGCTGGGATGACGAAGGACTGCTTCGCCGCGTTGCCGCACTGCTGAAAGAATGCGGTGTGCCATGCGAGCTGAAGAAAGATTCCTTTAGCGTTCGTCCTGCCCGCTACGCTGTGCCGAAAAATCCTGCTATTTCTCTTGATCCGATGCTGTGCGCTTCCGTGCTTGCTGTTCCGTATGCAACAGAGGGCAAGGTTGTGCTGAAAGGCCGCTGGCCTGCCAAGCGCCGCATTGCGGGTGAGATTGAATCCTTCCTGAAGAGCCTTGGCTGCACAGTGAATGTGTCTAAAGAAGACATCACTGTGGAACTGAATGCTCGTCCTGAGGCGCTCGACTTTGAGCTTGAGCACTGCTCCGAGCTGGTTCCGCTGGCACTTGCTGCATCTCTGGTTGCCAAGTCTGGTGGCCGTATTGCGATTGCAGAAGATTTTGATAGCGCAACCGCTATGGACCTTGGTGACCGCCTTGGCCGCTTTGTGCGTGTTAAGCCCGGCCGTCTTGTAGTGACAGGCTCCGACAGAGGCAGTTCTTGGGTCGAGAGCGAGGAGTCCTGGGTCAGCCCCACTGCTGACTGGACACTTGCTTTGGCTCTGGTCTCTTTTGTCGCACCGGGAATCCTGCTTGCGAATCCTGGTGATCTGGCTTCTGTATGGCCAGATTTTTGGCAGCTTTTTGTGAATGGTTTTGTTCCACAACCTGACAAGAAGGAGCCTGAAGAAAGTGGAAAGAAAGGAAGAAGAGTCCGTATCGGCTGA
- a CDS encoding aconitate hydratase: MPMNLTQKILSRHVVRGELVAGKEIAIRIDQTLTQDATGTMASLQFEALGCDAVKTERSVSYVDHNTLQMGFRNADDHRYLQSVANKYGIVFSPPGTGICHQLHLENFARPGRTLVGSDSHTPTAGGVGSLAIGAGGLSVALAMAGEPYMLAMPKVVNVHLTGKLQGWAAAKDVILHLLGLLTVKGGVGKVMEYTGPGVATLSVPERATITNMGAELGATTSLFPSDERTREFFAAMGREDEWEALVADEGAEYDEVIEIDLSTLEPLAACPHMPDRVVPVRELAGLKVDQVAIGSCTNSSYADLKMVSMLLKDKLVSTGTDLLIAPGSKQVLSMLVAEGALTPLILAGARLLECACGPCIGMGGSPNSAGVSARTFNRNFEGRSGTQDGQVYLVSPQTAVMLALRGEFTDPASWGTPPALPQLPDEVPSIRHLFIFPAENAKDLSISRGPNIVPLEQFTKLPEQLEIAVQLVLEDDITTDHIMPAGPQITALRSNVPAISEYVFSRTDSGFVSRMKEAGQGVIVAGENYGQGSSREHAALAPRHLGVKAVLAKSFARIHRANLVNFGILPLMFESKEDHAEIQLGDVLSIPCSQIVPGGSCSVLKNGSEQIKVMNDLTEKELDIIQSGGLLNYVRQSIER; encoded by the coding sequence ATGCCTATGAACTTGACCCAGAAGATACTCAGTCGTCACGTTGTCCGCGGAGAGTTGGTTGCCGGAAAGGAAATCGCAATCCGCATAGATCAGACACTCACGCAGGATGCCACCGGAACGATGGCGTCGCTACAGTTCGAAGCTCTTGGCTGCGATGCTGTCAAAACAGAGCGGTCTGTGAGTTACGTTGACCACAACACATTGCAAATGGGATTCCGCAACGCGGATGACCATCGCTATTTGCAGTCCGTTGCAAATAAGTATGGCATTGTGTTTTCTCCCCCTGGAACAGGCATCTGCCATCAGTTGCATCTCGAAAACTTTGCGCGTCCCGGCCGAACCCTTGTTGGTTCTGACAGCCATACCCCCACGGCGGGTGGTGTGGGTTCGCTGGCCATTGGAGCCGGTGGACTCTCTGTTGCGCTGGCAATGGCTGGAGAGCCATACATGCTGGCAATGCCCAAGGTGGTGAATGTTCACCTCACAGGGAAGCTTCAGGGCTGGGCAGCAGCAAAAGACGTTATCCTCCATCTTCTTGGCCTGCTTACGGTCAAGGGGGGCGTTGGCAAGGTGATGGAATACACCGGACCCGGCGTCGCCACGCTTTCGGTTCCAGAGCGCGCGACCATTACAAACATGGGCGCAGAGCTTGGCGCAACCACCTCTCTTTTCCCCAGTGATGAGCGGACTCGTGAATTCTTTGCGGCCATGGGTCGTGAGGATGAATGGGAAGCTTTGGTTGCGGACGAAGGGGCAGAGTACGACGAAGTCATTGAGATTGATCTCTCTACACTTGAGCCACTGGCTGCCTGCCCGCATATGCCGGACAGGGTGGTGCCTGTGCGCGAACTGGCTGGCCTCAAGGTCGATCAGGTTGCAATCGGTTCCTGCACGAACTCTTCCTACGCAGATTTGAAAATGGTTTCGATGCTTCTCAAGGACAAGCTTGTGAGCACAGGAACTGATCTTCTTATTGCTCCCGGCTCCAAGCAAGTTTTGAGTATGCTTGTGGCCGAAGGTGCGCTTACTCCTCTTATCCTTGCCGGGGCACGCCTGCTTGAGTGTGCGTGTGGACCGTGTATTGGAATGGGAGGGTCTCCAAACAGTGCAGGCGTTTCTGCCCGCACATTCAACAGAAATTTTGAAGGCCGGAGCGGAACTCAGGACGGACAGGTGTATCTTGTCAGTCCGCAAACTGCTGTGATGCTCGCCCTGCGCGGCGAATTCACAGACCCCGCAAGCTGGGGCACGCCTCCTGCTCTTCCTCAGCTTCCGGATGAGGTTCCAAGCATCCGCCATCTCTTCATTTTTCCAGCAGAAAATGCTAAAGATCTTAGCATTTCGCGTGGCCCAAACATTGTACCGCTCGAGCAGTTCACAAAACTTCCTGAACAGCTCGAAATTGCTGTGCAACTTGTGCTCGAAGATGATATTACAACAGATCACATTATGCCGGCTGGCCCGCAGATTACTGCGCTTCGGTCTAACGTTCCGGCAATTAGTGAGTATGTCTTCTCGCGCACGGATTCAGGCTTTGTTTCTCGCATGAAAGAAGCAGGGCAGGGCGTTATCGTGGCTGGCGAAAATTATGGGCAGGGTTCCAGCAGAGAACATGCAGCTCTTGCGCCCCGTCATCTTGGGGTCAAAGCTGTTCTTGCCAAATCTTTTGCCCGCATTCACAGGGCAAATCTTGTGAATTTTGGTATCCTCCCGCTCATGTTCGAGAGCAAGGAAGATCATGCCGAGATTCAGCTCGGTGATGTCTTGAGCATCCCGTGCTCTCAGATTGTGCCCGGCGGCAGCTGTTCGGTTTTGAAAAATGGAAGCGAACAGATCAAAGTCATGAATGATTTGACGGAAAAAGAACTGGATATTATCCAATCAGGTGGACTGCTGAATTACGTGCGGCAGTCTATTGAACGTTAA
- a CDS encoding peptidylprolyl isomerase: protein MLDGMRQHASSWIIKVIFAIIIAVFVLAFGSGTMSNRASGGAVLAYVDETPILIKNFNMEYQRAIEGVRRQNPGVSAAALETPAFKQQVLNRMVNETLLASEVQRLGITVSKDEVRSRILQYQVFRNKDNAFDQEIYKQVLRSQHITPGVFEADIRRQLSQEKLFKYLNLGATVSEKDAYELFKFQAQTARVEYQLLNWRDFADKVTPSDDEIEAYYKEHSASFTVPAVASFEYLSFTPSALAASEKVADNEIKAYYEANTAQFKTPEMVSARHILLKLDPSASDEDVKAAEGKAQSIEKKLARGGDFAALAKKYSEGPTASRGGDLGWFGRGAMVPEFEKAAFGLKEGAVSKPVRTQFGLHIIKLEKKRAAGVKTLDEAREQITQVIAEEKAAGKLSDLLDQAIEQIMVGDKMDKIGDSLGMAAKSTGMVTENQLASQLGLKGEDLKTVFTLVVGSATDTPVQVNDGYLLASKVKETPEHVAPLSEVKPSIVEALKRRGAITIAQEKAQELLKKYSAAKDVESSALKMSTPFSRQGFIAGLGAAPELAAEAFKVKEGQWLSKPFTVADGVVIARVAQHIAPNEKLWETQKGYLLQLLTQANENEIFQAFLTSLREKAEIKIAEPKVLE, encoded by the coding sequence ATGCTCGACGGAATGCGGCAGCATGCGAGTTCATGGATTATTAAGGTCATCTTTGCAATTATTATTGCAGTATTTGTGCTGGCTTTTGGCTCTGGTACCATGAGCAATCGTGCCAGTGGTGGCGCGGTACTCGCCTATGTGGACGAGACTCCTATCCTTATTAAGAACTTTAATATGGAATATCAGCGCGCCATCGAAGGCGTGCGTCGTCAGAACCCCGGTGTTTCTGCCGCTGCTCTCGAAACCCCTGCATTCAAGCAGCAGGTTTTGAACCGCATGGTGAATGAAACCCTTCTCGCTAGCGAAGTCCAGAGACTGGGCATCACCGTGAGCAAGGATGAGGTTCGTTCCCGAATCCTCCAGTATCAGGTGTTCCGCAACAAGGATAACGCCTTCGATCAGGAGATCTACAAGCAGGTTCTGCGCTCTCAGCACATTACCCCCGGCGTTTTCGAAGCCGATATTCGCCGCCAGCTGAGCCAGGAAAAGCTTTTCAAGTATCTGAACCTCGGCGCAACCGTTTCTGAGAAAGATGCTTACGAGCTGTTCAAGTTCCAGGCGCAGACTGCTCGCGTTGAGTATCAGCTCCTGAACTGGCGCGATTTTGCCGACAAGGTCACTCCTTCTGATGACGAAATCGAAGCCTACTACAAAGAGCACAGCGCAAGCTTCACGGTTCCTGCTGTTGCCAGCTTTGAGTATCTGAGTTTCACTCCGTCTGCTCTCGCTGCTTCCGAGAAGGTCGCAGACAATGAGATCAAGGCGTACTACGAGGCAAATACCGCTCAGTTCAAAACTCCTGAGATGGTTTCTGCCCGTCACATCTTGCTGAAGCTTGATCCTTCCGCTTCTGACGAAGACGTCAAGGCGGCCGAGGGCAAGGCTCAGTCCATTGAAAAGAAACTCGCTCGTGGTGGCGACTTTGCCGCTCTTGCGAAAAAATATTCCGAAGGACCAACCGCTTCCCGTGGTGGCGACCTTGGCTGGTTTGGCCGTGGCGCTATGGTTCCTGAGTTTGAAAAGGCTGCCTTCGGCCTCAAGGAAGGCGCTGTCTCCAAGCCTGTTCGGACGCAGTTTGGTCTGCACATCATCAAGCTTGAAAAGAAGCGCGCCGCTGGCGTCAAGACTCTCGACGAAGCTCGTGAGCAAATTACGCAGGTCATCGCCGAAGAAAAGGCCGCAGGCAAGCTCTCCGACCTTCTCGATCAGGCTATTGAGCAGATCATGGTTGGCGACAAGATGGACAAGATCGGTGACTCCCTCGGTATGGCTGCCAAGAGCACGGGCATGGTTACAGAAAACCAGCTCGCTTCTCAGCTCGGCCTCAAGGGTGAGGATCTCAAGACTGTCTTCACTCTCGTTGTCGGCTCTGCAACGGACACCCCCGTGCAGGTTAACGATGGCTATCTCCTTGCTTCCAAGGTGAAAGAAACCCCTGAGCATGTCGCTCCCCTGAGCGAAGTGAAACCTAGCATTGTTGAGGCCCTCAAGCGTCGCGGTGCAATCACAATTGCTCAGGAGAAAGCTCAGGAGTTGCTCAAGAAGTATTCCGCAGCGAAGGACGTAGAGAGTTCCGCTCTCAAGATGAGCACTCCCTTCTCTCGTCAGGGCTTTATCGCTGGTCTCGGCGCTGCCCCCGAGCTTGCTGCAGAAGCTTTTAAGGTCAAGGAAGGCCAGTGGCTCTCCAAGCCTTTTACCGTTGCCGACGGTGTTGTTATCGCTCGCGTCGCGCAGCACATTGCTCCTAACGAAAAGCTTTGGGAAACCCAGAAAGGGTATCTCCTGCAGCTTTTGACTCAGGCCAACGAGAACGAAATCTTCCAGGCTTTCCTCACCTCTTTGCGTGAAAAAGCTGAAATCAAAATCGCTGAGCCTAAAGTCCTCGAGTAA
- a CDS encoding DUF169 domain-containing protein, which yields MSHDYKAIQHTLMDELRLMHYPISVKYIFDEAELEDFKENCPEFYTPVKPMTFCQWEIAARMKGQTVLGYPEDQGCANARFSLGWKGMDEAELKSHAKYTVSPEQAERFVLSKARLPEGKLLAVVVAPLADTFFDPDTVHFYCDNMQAYHLAVDYAAAQDVHPLKTNITMNSSACGGNVYSFLEKKFNLLPACSGSYNAGKTERGEINVIIPGEHIAPTVQRLLDRKNNLGSSSITRPGDNFPGADVCKNCPLIIFKKQK from the coding sequence CTGAGTCATGACTACAAGGCAATTCAGCACACCCTGATGGACGAGCTGCGGCTCATGCACTACCCCATCTCTGTGAAGTACATCTTTGATGAAGCTGAACTTGAAGATTTCAAAGAGAACTGTCCTGAATTTTACACCCCTGTAAAGCCCATGACTTTTTGTCAGTGGGAAATCGCTGCACGCATGAAAGGCCAGACCGTCCTCGGCTACCCCGAAGACCAGGGCTGTGCCAATGCCCGCTTCTCTCTCGGCTGGAAAGGCATGGACGAGGCAGAACTCAAGTCCCACGCCAAGTATACCGTCAGCCCCGAGCAGGCCGAGCGCTTCGTGCTCTCCAAAGCCCGCCTCCCAGAAGGTAAGCTCCTCGCTGTCGTGGTCGCACCCCTCGCCGACACCTTCTTCGACCCCGACACCGTTCACTTCTACTGTGACAACATGCAGGCTTACCACCTCGCCGTTGACTATGCCGCTGCTCAGGACGTTCACCCATTAAAGACCAACATCACCATGAACTCCTCCGCTTGCGGCGGTAACGTCTACTCCTTCCTCGAAAAGAAGTTTAACCTGCTTCCGGCCTGTAGCGGCAGCTACAACGCAGGTAAAACAGAACGAGGCGAGATCAACGTCATTATCCCCGGTGAGCACATCGCCCCCACTGTTCAGCGTCTCCTCGACCGCAAGAACAATCTCGGCTCCTCCTCCATCACTCGCCCCGGTGACAACTTCCCCGGCGCAGACGTGTGCAAAAACTGTCCGCTCATTATCTTTAAAAAACAAAAGTAA
- a CDS encoding DMT family transporter, with the protein MARGLLYAFISAFCFGLLPVLSKLAFGCGMTTFEILQYRFGFGALCLAVYFAIARPQLFRISREGLIKSLLVGAVFFPMQSTGFVGAVKYIPASTTALIIYGYPALTAIASAILFKQPLTKNITTSLVLIFSGCALVFCDAFLHSADYRGVLLAVSSMLGIALNFIIGQLLLKGENAQSVTFYVLLSSAIAYFAANTYLSGAPSNPLDLSSRALIISFSVGLISTTLAILFMYMAIEKVGSTYTSIFSCFEPVTSVFFSWVLLSEPLAAWQLAGAALIIGGIIWPNKKLLSKPIPPREAHSS; encoded by the coding sequence ATGGCTCGTGGTTTGCTCTATGCCTTTATTTCGGCATTCTGCTTCGGGCTGCTCCCTGTATTGAGCAAGCTAGCTTTTGGTTGCGGCATGACGACATTCGAGATTTTACAGTACCGCTTTGGCTTTGGCGCGCTTTGTCTCGCTGTCTATTTTGCCATTGCCCGACCGCAGCTCTTTCGCATCAGCAGAGAAGGCCTCATTAAATCCCTTCTTGTTGGTGCTGTCTTTTTCCCCATGCAAAGCACTGGTTTTGTTGGGGCCGTCAAGTACATCCCCGCCTCAACAACGGCGCTCATTATTTACGGCTATCCAGCCCTGACAGCCATTGCCTCAGCAATTCTCTTTAAGCAGCCGCTGACCAAAAACATCACGACCTCGCTTGTGCTGATCTTCTCTGGCTGCGCCCTTGTCTTTTGTGATGCCTTCCTTCATTCCGCTGACTATCGCGGCGTCCTTCTTGCCGTCAGCAGCATGCTTGGCATCGCCCTCAATTTCATCATTGGACAACTTCTCCTCAAAGGTGAAAACGCCCAGTCCGTGACGTTTTACGTGCTTCTCAGCTCCGCCATCGCGTACTTTGCCGCAAACACGTATCTCTCCGGAGCACCGTCCAACCCGCTGGACCTCAGCAGCCGCGCCCTCATTATTTCTTTCTCTGTAGGTCTCATCAGCACAACCCTCGCCATTCTCTTTATGTATATGGCCATCGAAAAAGTCGGCAGCACATACACCTCGATTTTCTCATGTTTCGAGCCTGTCACTTCCGTCTTCTTTTCCTGGGTTCTTCTGAGCGAACCGCTCGCAGCATGGCAGCTTGCCGGTGCAGCGCTCATTATTGGCGGCATCATCTGGCCCAACAAAAAGCTTCTCTCCAAGCCTATTCCGCCCCGCGAGGCGCACTCGTCCTAA
- a CDS encoding transglycosylase SLT domain-containing protein has protein sequence MPIVQSPQNPSRRRALRTMVAASLLPLIGYCPSSAEATTVTLRASAHRDACTSPINVIIPKSYEPPSTERDMRLVRTKLTKATLDFLQTHYAGRNVPLWGKKFEQIDFEKRISNISYWILHGVQQHKKIYPVDPAWIMGQMMAESFFYEFAVSRAFAVGVCQFIAPTARGYGMLCAGDKDAHAKPPYKATDKAGQLKRYYDIRGEWKKARAKRNAIGGGRSTLMHKALVASSKGKVLPEASQYLQQNKKVSALDTQVKDARDKYREYIKANLEGRDIFNDADYAFLSGFDQRVTYNKPIPAMVQMIAEHLRQRNGNIIAAAAGYNAGLRRTQSKDRIYSPYGKLPNFSETVTYVSRIFINHHEISRRMTE, from the coding sequence ATGCCTATTGTACAGAGTCCACAAAACCCATCCCGCCGACGTGCATTGCGCACAATGGTTGCAGCCTCGCTGCTGCCTCTCATCGGCTATTGTCCGAGTTCCGCCGAAGCTACGACCGTCACCCTGCGGGCCTCTGCCCACCGGGATGCCTGCACTTCTCCCATCAACGTCATCATTCCCAAAAGCTATGAGCCACCAAGCACAGAACGCGACATGCGCCTCGTGCGAACAAAGCTCACAAAGGCCACCCTCGATTTTTTGCAAACGCACTACGCGGGCCGCAACGTTCCCCTCTGGGGCAAAAAGTTTGAGCAGATCGACTTTGAAAAGCGCATCTCAAACATCAGCTACTGGATTCTGCACGGCGTGCAGCAGCACAAAAAAATTTACCCCGTTGATCCTGCATGGATCATGGGGCAAATGATGGCCGAATCCTTTTTCTATGAGTTTGCGGTCTCCCGCGCCTTTGCGGTTGGTGTCTGTCAGTTCATTGCCCCCACAGCCCGCGGCTACGGCATGCTCTGTGCTGGCGACAAAGACGCCCACGCCAAGCCCCCCTACAAGGCAACAGACAAGGCAGGTCAGCTCAAGCGCTATTACGACATTCGTGGTGAATGGAAAAAAGCCCGAGCCAAGCGCAATGCCATTGGCGGCGGCCGAAGCACGCTCATGCACAAGGCTCTTGTTGCCTCATCAAAAGGAAAAGTTCTGCCCGAGGCCTCGCAGTACTTGCAGCAGAACAAAAAAGTCAGCGCCCTTGATACTCAGGTCAAAGACGCCCGCGACAAATACCGGGAATACATCAAGGCAAACCTTGAGGGACGCGATATTTTTAACGATGCGGACTACGCTTTTCTTTCCGGCTTTGACCAACGCGTAACCTACAACAAGCCCATTCCTGCAATGGTTCAGATGATTGCCGAGCATCTGCGCCAGCGAAACGGGAACATCATTGCCGCCGCCGCAGGCTACAACGCCGGGCTTCGTCGTACACAAAGCAAGGACCGTATCTATTCACCATATGGCAAACTTCCGAACTTCTCGGAGACCGTGACGTACGTCAGCCGTATTTTCATCAATCACCACGAGATTAGCCGCCGAATGACAGAGTAA
- the hypF gene encoding carbamoyltransferase HypF: MPTQLSSPALFRHRYTITGAVQGVGFRPFIYRIALHAGLTGNVRNSPEGVIIEIQGKSSECAEFATALREELPPLARIVTCDMAEIPPLESEDAFEILQSTGGEGHSVLISPDVATCPDCLNDIFDIKNHRYLYPFTNCTNCGPRYTITRSIPYDRDKTSMACFPMCESCTEEYTNPLDRRFHAQPNACPKCGPEVWMTDNAGKELYRKEPSLPAAARALAEGKILAVKGLGGFHLMCDARSSEAVQTLRQRKNRYGKPLAVMVPDMDTARQIATISDEEERWLSGIERPIVILSTPSSPLAPELNPDTPDLGLVLPYTPLHHVLFFLYKKLLPKGAIPALVATSGNLSSEPISIGNREAINRLGSIADFFVLHNRDILIRCDDSVMRVIEGSDGPQPLFYRKARGFTPRPIFLDHAGPSVFGTGPELKDTLCVTKGDQAFVSQHIGTMENLETFSFFKEIAGHLPAILQTSPELVVHDLHPDYMSTRWATEESRTPHCAIQHHIAHAHAVMAENAFSGQAIILALDGTGYGEDGTLWGGEFLLVDNEACTHTRLAHFQPLPLPGGERAIREPWRLALSALVALGEDIPGTLPWTSAHKKEQPLVLSMLKKQLNSPTSTSCGRLFDAVAAILGLCSSIDYEAQAAILLETAQGTMRDVQVHKPYLCELRSSPDGHPAIFESLKLFQQAFHDAQNGESRSTISRRFHQGLVISLAEAAQSLALSTGISHVGLTGGVLMNKTLAERLPHSLLKRGITPLTHTQLPPGDACISLGQAAYGQALLRKKSSE; this comes from the coding sequence TTTATTTATCGCATTGCCCTCCATGCAGGACTCACCGGAAACGTGCGCAACAGCCCCGAGGGTGTCATTATTGAAATACAGGGAAAGAGCAGCGAATGCGCCGAATTCGCCACGGCTCTACGAGAAGAACTCCCTCCACTTGCCCGTATTGTGACCTGCGACATGGCAGAAATTCCTCCGCTTGAATCCGAAGACGCCTTCGAGATTCTCCAGTCGACGGGCGGTGAAGGGCACTCCGTGCTTATCAGCCCAGACGTTGCAACCTGCCCGGACTGCCTTAACGATATTTTCGACATCAAAAATCACCGCTACCTCTACCCATTCACCAACTGTACAAACTGTGGACCGCGCTACACCATCACCCGCTCCATTCCCTATGACCGCGACAAAACATCAATGGCCTGCTTCCCGATGTGCGAAAGCTGCACCGAGGAATACACCAATCCGCTAGACCGCCGGTTCCATGCCCAGCCCAACGCCTGTCCCAAGTGTGGCCCAGAAGTCTGGATGACGGACAACGCGGGCAAGGAACTCTACCGCAAAGAGCCTTCACTTCCAGCCGCAGCCCGTGCCCTTGCCGAAGGAAAAATTCTGGCTGTCAAAGGGCTGGGTGGCTTCCACCTCATGTGTGACGCCCGGTCGTCCGAAGCAGTCCAGACACTCCGCCAGCGGAAAAACCGCTATGGGAAACCTCTTGCGGTTATGGTTCCAGACATGGACACGGCCCGCCAAATCGCCACCATTTCTGATGAAGAAGAACGCTGGCTCTCTGGCATAGAACGCCCCATTGTTATTCTCAGCACGCCAAGCTCTCCCCTTGCACCAGAACTCAACCCGGATACTCCTGACCTTGGCCTTGTTCTGCCGTACACCCCGCTGCACCACGTTCTCTTTTTCCTCTACAAGAAGCTTCTGCCCAAAGGGGCCATTCCCGCGCTGGTCGCAACCTCTGGCAACCTCAGTTCTGAACCCATCAGCATTGGGAACCGCGAAGCCATAAACCGTCTCGGAAGCATTGCCGACTTTTTCGTCCTTCATAACAGGGACATTCTCATCCGCTGTGACGACTCGGTCATGCGCGTTATAGAAGGCTCCGACGGCCCGCAGCCGTTGTTCTACCGCAAGGCCAGAGGCTTTACGCCCCGGCCCATCTTTCTCGATCACGCCGGACCAAGTGTTTTTGGTACCGGACCAGAACTCAAAGACACACTCTGTGTCACCAAGGGCGATCAGGCTTTCGTGAGCCAACACATTGGCACTATGGAAAATCTGGAAACCTTTTCCTTTTTCAAGGAAATCGCAGGGCACTTGCCTGCCATTCTCCAGACAAGCCCAGAACTCGTGGTCCACGACCTGCATCCGGACTACATGAGCACCCGCTGGGCAACTGAGGAGTCCCGAACACCGCACTGTGCCATCCAGCACCACATTGCCCACGCGCACGCAGTCATGGCAGAAAACGCCTTTTCTGGCCAAGCCATCATTCTTGCCCTTGATGGCACAGGCTATGGCGAAGACGGAACTCTCTGGGGTGGTGAGTTCCTCCTCGTTGACAACGAAGCCTGCACCCACACCCGCCTCGCGCACTTTCAGCCCCTCCCCCTGCCTGGTGGCGAGCGTGCAATCCGCGAACCGTGGCGACTCGCACTGAGTGCCCTCGTTGCGCTTGGCGAGGATATTCCCGGCACTCTTCCGTGGACCTCCGCGCACAAGAAAGAACAGCCCCTCGTCCTTTCCATGCTCAAAAAACAGCTCAACAGCCCCACCAGCACAAGCTGCGGTCGACTTTTCGACGCGGTGGCAGCCATCCTTGGCCTCTGCTCCAGCATAGATTACGAAGCTCAGGCCGCTATTCTCCTCGAAACCGCACAGGGCACCATGCGCGACGTTCAGGTACACAAGCCCTATCTTTGCGAACTTCGCTCAAGCCCAGACGGGCACCCTGCTATCTTTGAATCCCTCAAGCTCTTTCAGCAGGCCTTCCACGACGCCCAAAATGGTGAATCCCGATCCACCATCAGCCGACGTTTCCATCAGGGACTCGTCATATCTCTGGCAGAAGCCGCCCAGTCCCTTGCCCTCAGCACTGGCATTTCCCATGTGGGGCTGACTGGCGGAGTCCTTATGAACAAGACTTTGGCAGAACGCCTTCCACATTCCCTTTTAAAACGGGGGATAACGCCCCTAACACACACTCAGCTCCCCCCCGGTGATGCCTGCATCTCTTTAGGACAGGCCGCATACGGGCAGGCGCTTCTGCGAAAAAAAAGTTCTGAATAA